The following coding sequences are from one Triticum aestivum cultivar Chinese Spring chromosome 5A, IWGSC CS RefSeq v2.1, whole genome shotgun sequence window:
- the LOC123102168 gene encoding uncharacterized protein isoform X1 produces METNGLSIKSQETGSKRKWETNADLSRRFCSSQHESPWEGGAAKHITCHSSEYQGQSSQECPPWNYGSLTTSPGRQKDFRFCSNQHKSPWEGGTTEHIAWHSSWYRGHSSQEWPTRNGASLTPSLGRQNDFRFCSNQHTSPWEGGTTEHIACHPSWYQGHSSQEWPTRNGGSLTPSPERNDFHVSGGQFFLTFNPYEQDVESRYLQDKKNGVITCLVCGKEGHYSSKCRFKDQEHRIICTVCGKNGHCSMWCCQQNKSENRACTRCGEIGHSTSTHGLSCSSCDEHHDDGECRLSEVKCFICECQDHYLAQCPLNSVLTEAVKGQRDNFQAALRLALSKQGNPSSTPAKCSAKSEGKVLTANNSSPIVTAYNASTTICFTCREEGHFAFQCPQNSPGLCIVFEESGTIATSANLSKKLEEWDPDTGTAKQSSEMKPILYDRCCPSKAKVLPPNKSSPMVRTCKTKTKGKKKMCYTCREEGHYARMCPQRFGAISGNTSKELEESSTIPTSSNMSKVLEEQDPGTAKQSSEMKPASIVQCVSCGQEGHRARSCPTVVFTCYKCNEEGHTANDCRQNQSSEMKPASVVRCVSCGQEGHRAKRCPTVVFTCYKCNEEGHSAKNCPQNQSSEMKPKSNVYCVSCGQEGHMAKRCPTRVFTCFRCNEEGHIAKNCPQKR; encoded by the coding sequence ATGGAAACCAATGGGTTATCTATCAAGAGTCAGGAAACCGGgtcaaaaagaaagtgggagacTAATGCAGACCTCAGCCGCCGCTTTTGCAGTAGCCAACATGAAAGTCCATGGGAAGGCGGTGCAGCGAAGCACATCACATGCCATTCCTCTGAGTACCAAGGCCAGTCTTCGCAAGAGTGTCCACCATGGAATTATGGTTCGCTCACTACCTCGCCAGGGAGGCAAAAAGATTTCCGCTTTTGCAGTAACCAACATAAAAGTCCATGGGAAGGCGGCACAACAGAGCACATCGCATGGCATTCCTCTTGGTACCGAGGCCACTCTTCACAAGAGTGGCCTACACGGAATGGTGCTTCACTCACCCCCTCGCTAGGGAGGCAAAATGATTTCCGCTTTTGCAGTAACCAACATACAAGTCCATGGGAAGGCGGCACAACAGAGCACATCGCATGCCATCCCTCTTGGTACCAAGGCCACTCTTCACAAGAGTGGCCTACACGGAATGGTGGTTCACTCACCCCCTCACCAGAGAGGAATGATTTCCATGTTTCAGGAGGTCAGTTCTTTCTGACATTCAACCCATACGAACAAGATGTAGAAAGTAGGTACCTTCAGGACAAAAAGAACGGGGTAATCACTTGTTTGGTCTGTGGCAAGGAAGGACATTACAGTAGTAAGTGCCGTTTCAAGGATCAAGAGCACAGAATCATTTGCACAGTCTGTGGCAAAAATGGCCACTGTAGCATGTGGTGTTGCCAGCAGAACAAGTCGGAGAATCGAGCTTGCACCCGCTGTGGAGAGATAGGGCATAGTACTAGTACACATGGTCTCAGTTGCTCAAGCTGCGACGAGCATCATGACGATGGAGAGTGCCGATTGAGCGAAGTTAAATGCTTTATTTGTGAATGTCAGGATCATTATCTTGCTCAGTGCCCCTTGAATTCAGTATTGACTGAGGCAGTTAAGGGTCAGAGAGACAACTTCCAAGCTGCTCTGCGGCTTGCACTATCAAAACaaggcaacccatcatctacaccTGCCAAGTGTTCTGCAAAATCAGAAGGAAAAGTACTGACCGCCAACAACTCTAGTCCAATAGTCACCGCATACAACGCAAGCACAACAATATGCTTTACATGCCGTGAAGAAGGTCACTTTGCTTTTCAGTGTCCTCAGAACAGCCCCGGCCTGTGCATAGTATTTGAAGAGAGCGGCACTATAGCTACATCCGCCAACCTGTCCAAAAAATTAGAAGAATGGGACCCTGATACTGGTACTGCTAAACAATCATCAGAAATGAAGCCGATATTATACGATCGATGTTGCCCCTCAAAAGCAAAAGTACTGCCCCCCAACAAGTCTAGTCCAATGGTTAGAACatgtaaaacaaaaacaaaagggaagaAAAAGATGTGCTATACATGCCGGGAAGAAGGCCACTATGCCCGTATGTGTCCGCAGAGGTTCGGAGCTATATCTGGCAACACGTCAAAAGAACTAGAAGAGAGCAGCACTATACCTACATCCTCAAACATGTCCAAAGTATTGGAAGAACAGGACCCTGGTACTGCTAAACAGTCATCAGAAATGAAGCCGGCATCGATTGTTCAATGTGTTAGCTGTGGTCAGGAAGGGCACAGGGCCAGGAGCTGTCCAACAGTGGTGTTTACATGCTACAAATGCAATGAAGAAGGCCACACAGCCAATGATTGCCGTCAGAACCAATCATCAGAAATGAAGCCGGCATCAGTTGTTCGATGTGTTAGCTGTGGTCAGGAAGGGCACAGGGCCAAAAGATGTCCAACAGTGGTGTTTACATGCTACAAATGCAATGAAGAAGGCCACTCAGCCAAGAATTGCCCTCAGAACCAATCATCAGAAATGAAGCCTAAATCGAATGTCTACTGTGTTAGTTGTGGTCAGGAAGGGCACATGGCCAAGAGGTGTCCAACACGAGTGTTTACATGCTTCAGATGCAATGAAGAAGGCCACATAGCCAAGAATTGCCCTCAGAAGCGTTAA
- the LOC123102168 gene encoding DNA-binding protein HEXBP isoform X2 gives MLKQLIRMETNGSSAKSQEIGSKRKWKNQHEHTAKHIAWHSFGYQGHHPQQRPARDGASLTPSPGTQNNFHVSGDRFFLTSSPYQKDVESRYLQDKMNGTITCLVCGNQGHYSCDCRFKDQEHKIICAVCRKNGHCSMWCCQQNKSENRACTRCGEIGHTTSTHGLGCSSCDEYHDDGECRLSEVKCFICECQDHYLAQCPLNSVLTEAFQGQRDNFQAALRLALSKQRNPSSTPPKCYAKSEGKVLTANKSIPICFTCSEEGHFAFQCPQNSPGQSEEFEESNTIATSANLSKELEERDPDTGTAKQSSERKPILYDQCCPSKAKVLTPNKPSPMVRTCKTKTKGKKSMCFTCREEGHNAHMCPQKFGAISGNTSKELEESGTIGTSSNMSKVLEEQDPGTAKHSSEMKWVLGCVSCGQEGHRAKSCPTRVFICSLCNEEGHKAKKCPQKGQKSSEMKRKSNVRCVRCGEEGHKRKKCPLKHQS, from the exons ATGCTT AAACAGTTAATTCGGATGGAAACCAATGGGTCATCTGCCAAGAGTCAGGAGATCGGGTCAAAAAGAAAGTGGAAGAACCAACATGAACATACAGCGAAGCACATCGCATGGCATTCCTTTGGGTACCAAGGCCACCATCCGCAACAGAGGCCTGCACGGGATGGTGCTTCACTCACCCCCTCGCCAGGGACGCAAAATAATTTCCATGTTTCAGGAGACCGATTCTTTCTGACGTCCAGCCCATACCAGAAAGATGTAGAAAGTAGGTACCTCCAGGACAAAATGAACGGGACAATCACTTGTTTGGTCTGTGGCAACCAAGGACATTACAGTTGTGACTGCCGTTTCAAGGACCAAGAGCACAAAATCATTTGCGCAGTCTGTCGCAAAAATGGCCACTGTAGCATGTGGTGTTGCCAGCAGAACAAGTCGGAGAATCGCGCTTGCACCCGCTGTGGAGAGATAGGGCATACTACCAGTACACATGGTCTCGGTTGCTCAAGCTGTGACGAGTATCATGACGACGGAGAGTGCCGTTTAAGCGAGGTTAAATGCTTCATCTGTGAATGTCAGGATCATTATCTTGCTCAGTGCCCCTTGAATTCAGTATTGACTGAGGCATTTCAGGGTCAGAGAGACAACTTCCAAGCCGCTCTGCGGCTTGCACTATCAAAACaacgcaacccatcatctacaccTCCCAAGTGTTATGCAAAATCAGAAGGAAAAGTACTGACCGCCAACAAGTCTATTCCAATTTGCTTTACATGCAGTGAAGAAGGTCACTTTGCCTTTCAGTGTCCTCAGAACAGCCCCGGCCAGTCCGAAGAatttgaagagagcaacactatAGCTACATCCGCCAACCTGTCCAAAGAATTAGAAGAACGGGACCCTGATACAGGTACTGCTAAACAATCATCAGAAAGGAAGCCGATATTGTACGATCAGTGTTGCCCCTCAAAGGCAAAAGTACTGACCCCCAACAAGCCTAGTCCAATGGTTAGAACatgtaaaacaaaaacaaaagggaagaAAAGTATGTGCTTTACATGCCGTGAAGAAGGTCACAATGCCCATATGTGTCCGCAGAAGTTCGGAGCTATATCTGGCAACACATCAAAAGAATTAGAAGAGAGCGGCACTATAGGTACATCCTCCAACATGTCCAAAGTATTGGAAGAACAGGACCCTGGTACCGCTAAACATTCATCAGAAATGAAGTGGGTTCTTGGATGTGTTAGCTGTGGTCAGGAAGGGCACAGGGCCAAGAGCTGTCCAACACGAGTGTTTATATGCTCCTTATGCAATGAAGAAGGCCACAAAGCCAAGAAATGCCCTCAGAAGGGCCAGAAATCATCAGAAATGAAGCGTAAATCGAATGTCCGATGTGTAAGGTGTGGTGAGGAAGGGCACAAGCGCAAGAAGTGTCCGTTGAAACATCAATCATAG
- the LOC123102168 gene encoding DNA-binding protein HEXBP isoform X3 gives METNGSSAKSQEIGSKRKWKNQHEHTAKHIAWHSFGYQGHHPQQRPARDGASLTPSPGTQNNFHVSGDRFFLTSSPYQKDVESRYLQDKMNGTITCLVCGNQGHYSCDCRFKDQEHKIICAVCRKNGHCSMWCCQQNKSENRACTRCGEIGHTTSTHGLGCSSCDEYHDDGECRLSEVKCFICECQDHYLAQCPLNSVLTEAFQGQRDNFQAALRLALSKQRNPSSTPPKCYAKSEGKVLTANKSIPICFTCSEEGHFAFQCPQNSPGQSEEFEESNTIATSANLSKELEERDPDTGTAKQSSERKPILYDQCCPSKAKVLTPNKPSPMVRTCKTKTKGKKSMCFTCREEGHNAHMCPQKFGAISGNTSKELEESGTIGTSSNMSKVLEEQDPGTAKHSSEMKWVLGCVSCGQEGHRAKSCPTRVFICSLCNEEGHKAKKCPQKGQKSSEMKRKSNVRCVRCGEEGHKRKKCPLKHQS, from the coding sequence ATGGAAACCAATGGGTCATCTGCCAAGAGTCAGGAGATCGGGTCAAAAAGAAAGTGGAAGAACCAACATGAACATACAGCGAAGCACATCGCATGGCATTCCTTTGGGTACCAAGGCCACCATCCGCAACAGAGGCCTGCACGGGATGGTGCTTCACTCACCCCCTCGCCAGGGACGCAAAATAATTTCCATGTTTCAGGAGACCGATTCTTTCTGACGTCCAGCCCATACCAGAAAGATGTAGAAAGTAGGTACCTCCAGGACAAAATGAACGGGACAATCACTTGTTTGGTCTGTGGCAACCAAGGACATTACAGTTGTGACTGCCGTTTCAAGGACCAAGAGCACAAAATCATTTGCGCAGTCTGTCGCAAAAATGGCCACTGTAGCATGTGGTGTTGCCAGCAGAACAAGTCGGAGAATCGCGCTTGCACCCGCTGTGGAGAGATAGGGCATACTACCAGTACACATGGTCTCGGTTGCTCAAGCTGTGACGAGTATCATGACGACGGAGAGTGCCGTTTAAGCGAGGTTAAATGCTTCATCTGTGAATGTCAGGATCATTATCTTGCTCAGTGCCCCTTGAATTCAGTATTGACTGAGGCATTTCAGGGTCAGAGAGACAACTTCCAAGCCGCTCTGCGGCTTGCACTATCAAAACaacgcaacccatcatctacaccTCCCAAGTGTTATGCAAAATCAGAAGGAAAAGTACTGACCGCCAACAAGTCTATTCCAATTTGCTTTACATGCAGTGAAGAAGGTCACTTTGCCTTTCAGTGTCCTCAGAACAGCCCCGGCCAGTCCGAAGAatttgaagagagcaacactatAGCTACATCCGCCAACCTGTCCAAAGAATTAGAAGAACGGGACCCTGATACAGGTACTGCTAAACAATCATCAGAAAGGAAGCCGATATTGTACGATCAGTGTTGCCCCTCAAAGGCAAAAGTACTGACCCCCAACAAGCCTAGTCCAATGGTTAGAACatgtaaaacaaaaacaaaagggaagaAAAGTATGTGCTTTACATGCCGTGAAGAAGGTCACAATGCCCATATGTGTCCGCAGAAGTTCGGAGCTATATCTGGCAACACATCAAAAGAATTAGAAGAGAGCGGCACTATAGGTACATCCTCCAACATGTCCAAAGTATTGGAAGAACAGGACCCTGGTACCGCTAAACATTCATCAGAAATGAAGTGGGTTCTTGGATGTGTTAGCTGTGGTCAGGAAGGGCACAGGGCCAAGAGCTGTCCAACACGAGTGTTTATATGCTCCTTATGCAATGAAGAAGGCCACAAAGCCAAGAAATGCCCTCAGAAGGGCCAGAAATCATCAGAAATGAAGCGTAAATCGAATGTCCGATGTGTAAGGTGTGGTGAGGAAGGGCACAAGCGCAAGAAGTGTCCGTTGAAACATCAATCATAG
- the LOC123102170 gene encoding glucan endo-1,3-beta-glucosidase 8, with product MQTPYHIRSIHLEFWNSGLVGLFSGRRPPFASARLIELPPSLLLLLLFAPFKCSNTPSIAELKFPILNRSPQHQCALHLARIELMARLEAAALLLAAAAAALLATAAEGLGVNWGTQASHPLPPKVVVQLLKDNGINKVKLFETNPEAMKALAGSGVEVMLAIPNDMLHRIAGDSAAARDWVKRNVKRFDFDGGVVIKYVAVGNEPFLAAYKGSFMKVTLPALENIQNALNDAGVGDRIKATVPLNADVYNSPARNPVPSAGRFRAEISGVMTDMVKFLAKNKAPFTVNIYPFLSLYLDDNFPLDFAFFDGGATPVNDNGVMYTNVYDANFDTLVAALAAVGHGDMPIIVGEVGWPTDGDRHAKASYARRFYDGLLKRLAANRGTPARPNRHIETYLFGVVDEDRKSVQPGSFERHWGIFRYDGQPKFAMDLSGQGRNTMLVPAKGVQYLSRTWCALNPKASRDDLNKLLGAKIDYACSNADCTTLGYGSSCNGMDARGNASYAFNAYYQTQSQEDEACDFQGLALPTQTDPSTATCNFTIQIATSGAAAATQLGVAPAAAALLVALLQLSLL from the exons ATGCAAACACCATATCATATCAGATCCATCCATCTGGAATTCTGGAATTCTGGATTGGTTGGACTCTTCTCTGGCCGCCGTCCGCCGTTCGCCTCCGCCCGTTTGATTGAGCTTCccccgtccctcctcctcctcctcctctttgctCCATTCAAATGTTCAAATACTCCCAGCATTGCTGAGCTGAAATTCCCCATCTTGAATCGCTCGCCGCAGCACCAGTGCGCATTGCATCTAGCTCGAATCGAGCTCATGGCgaggctcgaggcggcggcgctgctgctggccgcggcggcggctgcgctGTTGGCCACGGCGGCGGAGGGGCTGGGCGTGAACTGGGGCACGCAGGCGTCGCACCCGCTGCCGCCCAAGGTGGTGGTGCAGCTGCTCAAGGACAACGGCATCAACAAGGTGAAGCTCTTCGAGACCAACCCGGAGGCCATGAAGGCGCTCGCCGGCAGCGGGGTCGAGGTCATGCTCGCCATCCCCAACGACATGCTCCACCGCATCGCCGGCGACTCGGCCGCCGCCAGGGACTGGGTCAAGCGCAACGTCAAGCGCTTCGACTTCGACGGCGGCGTCGTCATCAA GTACGTGGCTGTGGGCAACGAGCCATTCTTGGCAGCGTACAAGGGGTCGTTCATGAAGGTCACCTTGCCGGCGCTGGAGAACATCCAGAACGCGCTCAACGACGCCGGCGTCGGCGACCGGATCAAGGCGACGGTCCCTCTCAACGCCGACGTGTACAACTCCCCGGCCAGGAACCCCGTGCCGTCGGCGGGCCGGTTCCGCGCCGAGATCTCCGGCGTCATGACGGACATGGTCAAGTTCCTGGCCAAGAACAAGGCGCCCTTCACCGTCAACATCTACCCCTTCCTCAGCCTCTACCTCGACGACAACTTCCCCCTGGACTTCGCCTTCTTCGACGGCGGGGCGACGCCGGTGAACGACAACGGTGTGATGTACACCAACGTGTACGACGCCAACTTCGACACGCTGGTCGCGGCGCTGGCGGCAGTGGGGCACGGCGACATGCCGATCATTGTCGGCGAGGTGGGGTGGCCCACGGACGGCGACAGGCACGCCAAGGCGTCCTATGCGCGGCGCTTCTATGACGGGCTGTTGAAGCGGCTGGCGGCGAACCGCGgcacgccggcgaggccgaaccgGCACATCGAGACGTACCTGTTCGGGGTGGTGGACGAGGACCGGAAGAGCGTGCAGCCAGGCAGCTTCGAGCGGCACTGGGGCATCTTCCGGTACGACGGGCAGCCCAAGTTCGCCATGGACCTCAGCGGGCAGGGCCGAAACACAATGCTGGTGCCGGCCAAGGGCGTGCAGTACCTGTCCAGAACGTGGTGCGCGCTCAACCCCAAGGCCAGCAGGGACGATCTCAACAAGCTCCTCGGCGCCAAGATCGACTACGCGTGCAGCAACGCGGACTGCACGACGCTGGGGTACGGCTCGTCGTGCAACGGCATGGACGCCAGGGGCAACGCCTCCTACGCCTTCAACGCCTACTACCAGACGCAGAGCCAGGAGGACGAGGCCTGTGACTTCCAGGGCCTCGCGCTGCCCACCCAGACGGATCCCTCCACGGCGACGTGCAACTTCACCATCCAGATAGCCACCTCGGGGGCGGCGGCAGCAACGCAGCTCGGCGTGGCGCCGGCGGCTGCCGCCCTGCTGGTGGCGTTGCTCCAGCTCTCACTGTTGTAG